TCGATGAATATCAGAGATATCTTagcgcaaaaaaaaagaaagttatATACATTCtgtttatttgtttggtagatagattttgctttttattttcctttttagtttaattattaatattttccttCGTTTCTTCTCACACATGTTTCTCTAAAAAGAACGAACTAAGTTTATCAGTCTGTTGTCTgtttgtttttatccaattaaaaatctcAGAGTTTTATagatttgagtaaattttcatatttaactAAATTACTTAAAATTAAGACTTAAAACAAATACTTAActcaacataaaaataaaaacacatacaaattaaaaatacaaaaaacaattataaacaattttcatatATATGTGGGTATAAGTACAATCattcaataaataattaataattgattaaataaaaaGTAAGTGTTTGATTTGGGATGGGAGAGGAGGATGAGGGATGTTAGGGAGGGattcatttttatatattttacaaaaagtgCTGGGGTATTCTTCTATTCTTAAAATAGAGAgacgtgcacttcataaattcaCTGGTTACATAGTCTGTCTCCTGGGAAAGCTTAAATACTAAAGCATTCTCTTCATCTTCTACATCATCTGGGTTATCGTCAGCAATGTGTTTGGCAGGACCATCACGTCAACAAACGGCCgtttgctgttgctgctgttggTGACGCTGTTTTTGAAGTTGCTGGTAATTTTGATGTTACGCCCACAAACTGTTGCTCTCCTCGCCCACGGAGGCTGTGGTTGTATTGATTTCATTCAGTGACAGATTGGACTCGTAGTGATTGAGCTCATCATCGGGACGACAACTTTCATTGGAACTATTACTGCTGGAGCTATTGCTACTACTGCTCTTGCCTGGAGCTGCACCACAACGACAGCTTAGGTTGTCACCCGTCGTCGATCGTCGACAACTGCAGGGAGCTTTCTTGCAATTGTAACTGGTCAGTGTACCATTGACCAAAGGTGGAGGTGGTGGTGTAAAATTCGATGAGAAGCTAGCCTGTAGGCCAGGTTTGCGCCTGCTACTGGTGCCCTCGCCACTGCAATCACAGTTATTTGAAGTCTTTTGCAAGGTGGCCTGTTTCGAATAGTCCACGCTATCATATGTGGGAGCCACCATATCACTAGGACCAGCACCTGCACTTCCACTGGCAGCAGCACCTCTCGGAATTTGGCCATTACTCATGGTGTAGTAGGAGGGAACAGCATACTCATGTTGCTGCTGATGGTGCATATGGGCTGCCGCCAGAGAGGGAGGTGGTTGTGGCCGCATGTGGTTGTGATGGCGCTGGAATTCCAATGTCTTGGCATGCTGCATCTCTTTTGACTCCTTGTTCGCCTTGTAGCCCATCTCGTTGAGTGTGTTGAATTTACAATTAGCTGCCGCAGTCGGAATAGGAGCATATCCTCGGACACAGTCATTAATCGTGGCATAGTTGCCACAATCACTGTATGGCTTGTCGGCCACCACCATTCCTCCACTGGCCACCCGTCCATTGGCAGTTGCTTGATATTCATGGGCCGCTGCATAGATGTTTACCGACGAGCGATTACTCAGGCAGTTGGTTGTGCGTTTGCTGCGGACGTGAGGTAGAGCCAGGCGAAGTTTCTGCCAGAACTTTTTGTCATCCCATTCGATGCAAGTACTTGTGCGTAGGTAGTGACGCATATCGATGTCGATGTCTCGTTGGGGCAAGTCGCCATACAGGATGAATACAATGCGCTTTCTACGTTTGACGATTTCGTGCAGGGCACTCTTGTACTCAAAGCGAGACCATTCGTTGTACAAAAAGTTCTTGGATAGAACCAGCACGAATTGTTTGGCACTCTCGGCAGCTTCAATGACGGCATCGGTCACATAGGCATTAATATTAATGTCACGGTAATGGAGGCATGCTCGATAGCCCATGTCGTTCTCGAGGTTGTGggccaaaatttgattaacGAAATGCTCATCCTGCAGACTGTAGGCAAAGTACACATCATTCAAGCGCTCCTTGTCCAATTCCTCTACGAAGCCGGAATTTTTGTAGCACATATTCAGTAGGCAATTGGAGTGAGCCCACATTTTCAGCTCTTGGCGGTAGCAGAAGAGACCCATGATTAAACCAAAAAATCCAACAAATGCACAAGTGGCCATTAGCAAAAGGGGTAGAAGACTTTCGATTTCACTGGCTTGAACATAGGTGGCCACATCCTCACGCAGAGTGCATTTTGTTCCATTCTTTTCACGTAAAACACTGGTGGCATTGTTGTAAACACAAGAAACACGTGATGCATCGATAATTTTGCCCGAGTTCTGGGCCAAATAGGTACGGAAATGCATGAGGTAACTACACTCACACGACCACTGATTATCGGCCAAACCAATTTCGGCCAAGTAGGGATTCAAAGCCAGTTGCCATACCTCAAAATGCATCAGGCGATTACCATCCAGGCGTAAGACCTCAAGCTTCCTTAAGGCATGGAAACTACCATTACCAATGGTGGCAATACGATTGTTCTGTAGATAGAGTTCACGTAGATTTTCCAAATTGCTAAACTCGTTGCCCTCCAAGGAGGTAATGTGGTTGTCTTCCAAGTGCAGTACGACTAATCTCTTTAGGCCGCTGAAGGTGGTGTTGTGGATGATCTGAATGTTGGAGTTATTCACATACAGTACGGCCAAGTTCTTGCGTCCCAAGAACGAGTGACTAGCCAATTCTACGAAATTGTTGCCATCGATATACAATTCGGTGGTGTCCATGGGTACCTTGCGAGGCATAGCAGAGTATCCGGCACCAGAACATTCAACAATGTTTGTGGACCAGGTTTGGTCGTGGAAGCAGGTGCAGTTGGTGGGACATGTCATTTCACAATCACATGCATCGAACTCACAGCAATGGCAAACAGCAAAACAGTGCGTCTTGTAGGTACAGAGGAAGTGCTTCGGTTCAGCCTCAATTAGGGGAATGTAAGCACGTTCGCGATTGTTAAGTAGCTTACAGTAAATCGTCTCCAAGTCCATGATGCGGGGATATTGGCGTGATTTGATGTGGTTGATTTTTTGGAGCCAATCAATGTTGCAGTCACAAGTGAAGGGATTGCCACCAATGTAGAATTCGGGCAATGAACGATGTTCGTGCACGGGCAAAATGCGCAGAGATTTGACATCTAAAGTGCTAATCTGGTTGGCATACAGATCCACACGAGTCAAATTGGTTTTGTGCATGAATGTATCGGGATCCACTGTTGTGATAAGATTGTCGTTGATGAACAACAGCTCAATGGAATTGGGTATAGAAGAAGGTGATATACGCTGAATTTGATTAAAGCTGGCATCGATGGTCTGTAGACGTATTTGCGAGTCAAGACCAAAGCGATTGGAAAGTTCTACAAGACGATTTTTGTGCAGGTCCAGCCATTGAAGAGTGCTAGGTACATGAGCGTAGTCGAAATGTTCAAGGCGATTATCGGAGATATTGAGCCACAACAACGAGGGCATATTGCTGAACAAACCATTAATATCACTGAGATCATTGCCATCCAAACGTATGGCCTGTATGCTGGAAGTCATCTCAAATGCTCCTGGCTCCACCACTGCAATGCGGTTGCGAGCCAAGTTGAGAATCTGGAGACTGGGCAATTCCTTAAATGCATGCATGGTAATATTCTCCAAGTAGTTGCCAATCAAACGCAAGCCATACAGATTGCTCAGGCCCTTGAAGGCATTATCCTCGAGTACGGTGATCATATTTTCTCCCAAATCCACAGTGCGTAGCAGACGCATATTACGCAAAGCCAAAGGAACTGTCTTCAATTGATTGCCATTCAAATTCAAATCCTGCAGGGAACTGCAATTACGGAAAGCCTCCGGATGGACTCCGATAAGATGGTTGTTGTCTAGCGATAGCAGCGAAAGGACATACAGTCCATTCAGAGCATATGCATCCAAGTACTTGAGTTTGTTGTGCGATAAGAGTAACGTATGCAGGTTGTTCATTGGGGCAAATGTCTCGGCAGCTATGTTTTCCAGCTGGTTGTGGCGTAGATTAAGAATCTGTAGGGTATACAGATCTGTGAAGATTTCAGCATCCAACTTGGTTAGCTTATTATGCGATAGGTTAAGCAACACCAAACGAATCAGGCCAACGAAGGTACTGCGGTCAATCCAGGTTGAGGTAATTTGGTTGTATGACAAGTCCAAGGCCTGCAATTGCTCAAGGTTTGAGAACAGTTTTGGCGACAGAACACTGATGGAGTTGTTCTGCAGGTAGACTTCTTGGATGGAAGACGCTTGTTCCGTAAACAGTTCTGAGGGCAGAGCCACAATTTTGTTGGAGCTCAAGTTGAGGATTTGCAAATTCTTCAGACCACTAAGAGCTTTGTCGGCAATCATTGAGATTTCATTGTTGTTTACCTGTAGCACACGAAGGCGCCTTAGGATGGCAAAGCCATTGGCTGGCAGTAGGACAAAGTGATTGAATGATACATCCAAtatttctatttcaaaattACAGGCAGTGTTAAGGCGTTTGAGTGCTTCTGGCGAGGGAGTGGGTTCCGAAGGATGTTCTTTGGAGCGGTCACGGAATCCCAACTCATTGACATCTTGCAAGCGGTTTTCGCTCATATTGAGCGATATCAGGCCGCTCAATGAGCAAAAAATATTCTCCGGTAAAGACCAAATGTTGTTAGAGGAGAGGTCCAGACGTTCCAGGTTCTTTACCACAGCAAATGCATCGGGCTCTATGTCAAAGCTCAGAGAAGGCCACAGGGTATTGTGGGTACGCACTGTCAAATTACGCAATTGGCTTAGACCATCCAAGACATTCCTATTAAATTTCGAGAGCTTGCAGTATTTGATGGAGAGCTCTTGCAATCGCTGCAAATGGGCAAAAGATTGAGGCTCCAAAGAACTCTTGGCCATGATTTCATCATTGCAGAGTACGTGTAGACCCACAGTATGCTCTGAGGGTATGACACTAAAGTTGGTCGTATCAAATTCACTGTTGACGGTGCGCAAATTGCAAGTCAACATAATTTCTGGATGTTCCGGTCCAGCTGCAGGCAAGAAATGACAATCGTCTGGGGTGTCATAACGCATATCTTGGCTGTCCATGTGTGCGCCATGTATCCCTGTGGCGGGCGAATGCAATTGGGTATTGGAAACTCCAGCTTCACCCATTATGGCATTGGAGTGCTGTTGCATTTGTTGTTGGGCTGAATGCGTTGACAATTGCTGTTgaggctgttgttgttgttgtgactGTTGCTGCATGGAGACATTGCAGACAAACAGGCTGATTATCGCCACGATTCTTATGAATTTCATTGAAGAAGCCATGGTATCCGTTTTGTTTCGGAAGATTTGTGATTGGAGTGTGTATTGTGTTTGGTGGAAACGTAAGAAACAAAAGAGGAAAGGAACCAAAAATGTTTGCCTAACCAAAAACCAAAACGAAAAATTGGAAAAGTGTTTTGAGGTCTATTAATCCCTTCTAGGCATTTTGATAGAGGTTGTTGGTTTTTTCGTAGATGGTCACTGGTCGTGTGGTTTTCTATCAATATCAGCTATGTGATTAACTCTTCTCTGGTTGTCGTTTTGACCGTTCGTTTATGGCGATTTCCACATCACGTTACAACCGAAGGATATGCTCTGAAAATTGCacatttgttgtgtttttatttcgttacgttttttgttttcttgattGCTTTTCTTGTTGTTTTAAGGATATCTGATTACAAGAATACTCTCGCACTTTCTCACATTCACACACACGCACGCACTCACTCCTTCTGCTCTTGGAAGTGGAGCAAACAATTTCTTGTGCAGATGCTACTTCAGATGTTTCTGATGTTGGCTTTGATTTCGTTAAAATATTTTCCACACGattcttttcgtttttttctttcttttgcaattttttgcttctagttgttgttgttgttcttcgtTTAATTTTCACACTCACGCTTGACTTGTTTGTTGTGTTGTTGTTCTCGTTTTCATCATTGATGATTTTAAGCACATTTGATACTGTGTCTCCTTTTTGTTCACGAGAGAGAATTTCGTAATGGGCTTTTGGTTGTTGTCGTCGCCTTTTGTCTAATTAGGAACATTAATCGTTATTGAATTTAATTAGAATTAATGCGGGATTACAGCTACCGCACAattcacaaacaaacaaacttaTACACTCACACGCACACACGTTCGCGTTTCTTTATGTTTTCGCTCTTCTTTCACttcgttttattattttcttcaattttttcggtCACTCACAAGACGCACCCGTTTCTCAGGTTATATGTGTATTTATAatgggtgaataaaatttctgtgtgtgtttttttgttttcttcttctagGGTTTGGTAAGTATTCTGTATGAAAAATGTTTAGAACGAAGAATTGAGGTCTTTCTCGTTCGAGTTCTAACTAATGACTGACTTGATATGGTCGTGCAGCAACCCTTATATAGATGTGATAGTTTTTCACTTTCACAAaaagagacagagagagaggaAGAAACATTTAGTTGTGCACACAGACACGCACACATAGACACGCAGTAAGGAAACAGCAACAGAGAGATTATCAACGATACATGGCAGAGTTGAATACAATATGTGTTATTTGTCCAAAGGATATGAACGGGCGTAGGGAAATCATAACAGAGCATAACAAATTACTTAGATATGGAGAGCAAGAGCCGAGAGAATCGAATGAGAGTAACGATGACTGAGAGATTTCTATATAGAGTGtagagttttttttattgtcaaTTATTTACGCTGCTCTCTAATACATtttcgaaaatgtttttctcatgCCACAATAGAGATGGGAACGCATGGTTAATGGACAcagccagccagacagacggccaACAGCATCCTTGTCCAACAGCTGTCGCAACAGATTTTccttagaagaaaattttcaccacAGCAGGATGCCCAAATACAAGactcattcaaaaataacattatgttAAGATTTCCTTCGACCGATAAGTGACTGAAGATGAAATGCAAAATATTcactcgcacacacacacacacactgacaCTCACACACATACTCAGGCTATTACAAAAACATATTGCTCTCTGTGAGTGCACGAGTATAGGGTGTCTGTTTAAGGGAATGGAAACGGAACAAGCGATTTTCCTttctttccaaaaaaaagtCAACTAGTGTGGACATTCTTGTACAACGACGATTGTAATCTATCAAACAAACATCCATGATTTTGAATATAAAAGAATGGAGTTAAGTAGATGCGACattatgatgtacagtgggatcaAATAAGCAAATTTGTGATCTTTGTACATTATCCATTGAAATTTAAATggaataatcagaataaatataaaattttatgtggtGTAATGTTTACGAAAAATAGGAGGCACCAAATATATGAATTCTTAAGGGAaaatttactatgaactgttcgCCAGCttcttttgattaaattaaaaaaatgactttttcaatttatttgtgtTGATTATTTCAAAACCAAGCTAACTTTTCCCAGAAACTGGATAGCTTTATTTTCGGACTTGCATCTGTATATCCTATACCACTCcataaaaatgtgcctacaagccaTGTTGGTTTGGACCTCACAGTTTTGTTTTACTTCTTACAAATACAAAGTATACGCCGcattggaaaaatttgtaatattttgatgGGGTGTGCACCTTTCGTGCCCCGACCCACTATGCTTTCACCAATGACGCAAATAGATTACGTGATTTTGTATGTAATTATAGGAGCGCTTTGTTTATATCAAAAAGGC
This is a stretch of genomic DNA from Haematobia irritans isolate KBUSLIRL chromosome 4, ASM5000362v1, whole genome shotgun sequence. It encodes these proteins:
- the Toll-6 gene encoding toll-like receptor 6 encodes the protein MASSMKFIRIVAIISLFVCNVSMQQQSQQQQQPQQQLSTHSAQQQMQQHSNAIMGEAGVSNTQLHSPATGIHGAHMDSQDMRYDTPDDCHFLPAAGPEHPEIMLTCNLRTVNSEFDTTNFSVIPSEHTVGLHVLCNDEIMAKSSLEPQSFAHLQRLQELSIKYCKLSKFNRNVLDGLSQLRNLTVRTHNTLWPSLSFDIEPDAFAVVKNLERLDLSSNNIWSLPENIFCSLSGLISLNMSENRLQDVNELGFRDRSKEHPSEPTPSPEALKRLNTACNFEIEILDVSFNHFVLLPANGFAILRRLRVLQVNNNEISMIADKALSGLKNLQILNLSSNKIVALPSELFTEQASSIQEVYLQNNSISVLSPKLFSNLEQLQALDLSYNQITSTWIDRSTFVGLIRLVLLNLSHNKLTKLDAEIFTDLYTLQILNLRHNQLENIAAETFAPMNNLHTLLLSHNKLKYLDAYALNGLYVLSLLSLDNNHLIGVHPEAFRNCSSLQDLNLNGNQLKTVPLALRNMRLLRTVDLGENMITVLEDNAFKGLSNLYGLRLIGNYLENITMHAFKELPSLQILNLARNRIAVVEPGAFEMTSSIQAIRLDGNDLSDINGLFSNMPSLLWLNISDNRLEHFDYAHVPSTLQWLDLHKNRLVELSNRFGLDSQIRLQTIDASFNQIQRISPSSIPNSIELLFINDNLITTVDPDTFMHKTNLTRVDLYANQISTLDVKSLRILPVHEHRSLPEFYIGGNPFTCDCNIDWLQKINHIKSRQYPRIMDLETIYCKLLNNRERAYIPLIEAEPKHFLCTYKTHCFAVCHCCEFDACDCEMTCPTNCTCFHDQTWSTNIVECSGAGYSAMPRKVPMDTTELYIDGNNFVELASHSFLGRKNLAVLYVNNSNIQIIHNTTFSGLKRLVVLHLEDNHITSLEGNEFSNLENLRELYLQNNRIATIGNGSFHALRKLEVLRLDGNRLMHFEVWQLALNPYLAEIGLADNQWSCECSYLMHFRTYLAQNSGKIIDASRVSCVYNNATSVLREKNGTKCTLREDVATYVQASEIESLLPLLLMATCAFVGFFGLIMGLFCYRQELKMWAHSNCLLNMCYKNSGFVEELDKERLNDVYFAYSLQDEHFVNQILAHNLENDMGYRACLHYRDININAYVTDAVIEAAESAKQFVLVLSKNFLYNEWSRFEYKSALHEIVKRRKRIVFILYGDLPQRDIDIDMRHYLRTSTCIEWDDKKFWQKLRLALPHVRSKRTTNCLSNRSSVNIYAAAHEYQATANGRVASGGMVVADKPYSDCGNYATINDCVRGYAPIPTAAANCKFNTLNEMGYKANKESKEMQHAKTLEFQRHHNHMRPQPPPSLAAAHMHHQQQHEYAVPSYYTMSNGQIPRGAAASGSAGAGPSDMVAPTYDSVDYSKQATLQKTSNNCDCSGEGTSSRRKPGLQASFSSNFTPPPPPLVNGTLTSYNCKKAPCSCRRSTTGDNLSCRCGAAPGKSSSSNSSSSNSSNESCRPDDELNHYESNLSLNEINTTTASVGEESNSLWA